A stretch of the Pseudomonas sp. ACM7 genome encodes the following:
- a CDS encoding BPSL0761 family protein, with amino-acid sequence MPHERTRAVIQTREFLVELSREDSLPERVRRDARFLLRHFPAERDVLLAGQIEEQSQTLPIGVLGPIFSSSISHSAL; translated from the coding sequence ATGCCTCATGAACGTACCCGTGCAGTAATACAAACGAGGGAATTTTTGGTCGAGCTATCTCGTGAAGACTCCCTTCCTGAGCGTGTTCGTCGCGATGCTCGTTTTCTTTTACGTCATTTTCCAGCCGAGCGGGATGTACTTCTGGCAGGTCAAATTGAGGAGCAGTCGCAGACGCTCCCTATAGGGGTTTTAGGCCCGATCTTTAGCTCGTCGATTTCACATTCTGCTCTTTGA
- a CDS encoding ShlB/FhaC/HecB family hemolysin secretion/activation protein, with amino-acid sequence MYPPALVARLCLALLCLSPLNLAHAAPTPGETDLIRERQDRLLEEQRRRLEELKELPGKAVKPAAPTAPADTRCFPIKDIELKGADSLSESEKSRLLKPYIGQCLGVTQLNELLKVITDHYIEKGLVTSRAYLPQQDLSGGHLKVLVVEGKLEGLKGAEGSKLSDRELGMAFPGKTGELVNLREIEQLVDQLNRLPSNQAQMELAPGKNVGGSEVLVKNTPQKPWRAGLSRSNDGQRSTGEQQWGTTFDWDSPLGLADQLMLRGGHDAMTDHQHTSNNAMLNYSVPWGWWNFSYTYSQSEYRSQAQANGLNFKQTGDSENHQLRAERVIHRDALSKTSLSTGVSYLRTNNFIEDSKLKLSSNRISEAQFGINHGRRVGSAFVNLDLGMQEGIGAFDAQGNDHPGSGEPNARYRKYTATASYLQPFKLWGESFSFSSLMTGQRSEDVLFSPQRTSLGGQSSIRGYKDQSLSGDSGGYWRNDLRWSRPVTLEWLRPVFAEYGSSLGYDQGVIRGDRYNGDQHGRMSSNSVELFARGQHVAASVTFAHSLERPDTLTEREAPIYFRVDFFL; translated from the coding sequence ATGTACCCACCCGCCCTCGTGGCGAGGTTGTGCCTGGCTTTGCTGTGCCTTTCTCCGCTGAATCTTGCTCACGCCGCCCCCACCCCCGGTGAAACCGATCTGATCCGCGAACGCCAGGATCGCTTGCTCGAAGAGCAACGTCGGCGTCTCGAAGAGCTCAAGGAATTACCCGGCAAGGCAGTCAAACCCGCCGCCCCGACCGCGCCCGCCGATACCCGTTGTTTCCCGATCAAGGACATCGAGCTCAAAGGCGCCGACAGTCTCTCCGAGAGCGAAAAAAGTCGTCTGCTCAAGCCATACATCGGCCAGTGCCTGGGCGTGACCCAGCTCAACGAACTGCTGAAAGTCATCACCGACCACTACATCGAAAAAGGCCTGGTCACCAGCCGAGCCTATTTGCCGCAGCAGGATTTGTCCGGCGGGCATTTGAAGGTGCTGGTGGTCGAAGGCAAGCTCGAAGGCTTGAAAGGCGCGGAGGGCAGCAAGCTGTCGGACCGCGAGTTGGGCATGGCTTTTCCCGGCAAGACTGGCGAGTTGGTCAACCTGCGGGAAATCGAGCAACTGGTCGATCAACTCAACCGTTTGCCATCGAATCAGGCGCAGATGGAGCTGGCGCCGGGCAAGAACGTCGGCGGTAGCGAAGTGCTGGTCAAGAACACCCCGCAAAAGCCGTGGCGTGCCGGGTTGTCCCGCAGCAACGACGGCCAGCGCAGCACCGGCGAGCAGCAGTGGGGCACGACGTTTGATTGGGACAGCCCGCTCGGCCTGGCCGATCAGTTGATGCTACGCGGCGGTCACGATGCGATGACCGATCACCAGCACACCTCCAACAACGCGATGCTCAATTACAGCGTGCCGTGGGGCTGGTGGAATTTCAGTTACACCTACAGCCAGAGCGAATACCGCTCACAAGCTCAGGCCAACGGTTTGAATTTCAAGCAGACCGGCGACAGCGAAAACCATCAGCTACGTGCCGAGCGGGTGATCCATCGTGATGCCCTGAGCAAGACGTCCCTCAGCACCGGTGTCTCGTACCTGCGCACCAATAACTTCATCGAAGACAGCAAGCTCAAGCTGAGCAGCAACCGCATCAGCGAAGCGCAGTTCGGCATCAACCACGGTCGACGGGTCGGCAGCGCGTTCGTCAACCTCGACTTGGGGATGCAGGAAGGCATCGGCGCGTTCGACGCTCAGGGCAACGATCACCCGGGCTCCGGCGAGCCGAATGCGCGTTACCGCAAATACACCGCCACCGCGAGTTATTTGCAGCCGTTCAAGCTGTGGGGCGAGTCCTTCAGTTTCAGCAGCCTGATGACCGGCCAGCGTAGCGAAGACGTGCTGTTCAGCCCGCAACGCACCAGCCTCGGCGGGCAGTCGTCGATCCGTGGCTACAAGGATCAATCCTTGTCCGGCGACAGCGGCGGCTACTGGCGCAACGACCTGCGCTGGAGTCGCCCGGTGACCCTGGAATGGCTGCGTCCGGTGTTCGCCGAATACGGCAGCAGCCTCGGCTACGACCAGGGCGTGATCCGTGGCGACCGCTACAACGGCGATCAGCACGGCCGCATGTCCAGCAACTCCGTGGAGCTGTTTGCCCGGGGTCAACATGTGGCCGCCAGCGTGACCTTTGCCCATTCCCTGGAACGCCCGGACACCCTGACCGAGCGTGAAGCGCCGATCTATTTCCGCGTGGATTTCTTCCTTTAA